In Streptococcus parauberis NCFD 2020, the sequence CTTCTTCTGAAGACACTTTGTAGATTTCACCAACTGGACCAAAGATCTCTTGGTAGTAAATTGGGTTATCTTTAGTCAATCCAGCAATAATCGTTGGCATAACAAAGTTACCTGGATGATCAATGGCTTCACCACCGTAGACTAATTCAGCGCCGTTATCAACTGCCAATTTAATTTGAGCTAGAACATCTTCTTTAGCTTGAGCTGATGATAATGGTGCCAAAGTAGTTTCTGGATCCATTGGGTCACCCCATTTAGCTGTTTTGAAGACTTTCGTTAACAATTCTTTGAAACGGTCGTAGTCTTTTTCAAGAACGATGAAACGTTTAGAAGAGGTACATACTTGACCTGCATTATATAAACGTGAGAAGAAAAGAACAGATTCTAACTCATCCCAATCAGCATCGTCGAGAATGATGAAGGCATCATCACCACCCAATTCAAGGGTCGTTTTCTTCAAGTTTTTACCAGCTTCTTCAGCGATAGATGCACCACCACGTTCAGAACCAGTTAAGCAGACTCCAACCACACGTTTGTCAGCAATAATTTGTGATACTTGCCCATAAGAAACAAAGAGGTTTGTGAATGTTCCTTTTTCTGCACCAGCTTCAATAACTAATTCTTCAAATGATTGTGCTGACCATGGACAGATTGATGCATGTTTCAAGACCATTGGGTTACCGACGATAAAGTTTGGTGCAAATACACGCATGATTTGATAATATGGGAAGTTCCAAGGCTCAACCGCAAGAATAACACCTGTAGCTTGTTTGATATAGTAAGCTTCACCAGTATCAGTATCAAGTGTTGTTGGTTCTAAGAATTTGTCTGCATTGTCCGCATAGTAGTCTGCAATGTCAGCACAAAGCTCAATTTCACCTTGAGCTTCAGTGAAAAGTTTACCCATATCTTTAGTCAAAATTTCCGCATATTTATCGCGGTCACGACGCAAGATTACAGCAACTTCATGAAGTTGTGCTTTACGTGTTTCTAATTGGTCATCTTTACGCCATTTTTTGTAAAGTTGGTGTGCCGTTTCTAGCACTTCTTCTAATTGTGCATCACTAGTGTTCTCATACTCTTTAAGAACTTCATTTGTAAAAGGGTAGATAGTTTTATAAGCCATAATAAGCCTCCTTTTGTTATTACCTAAAGTCTATCAGAATTTGGCAACGATTTCAAAAAAACGCTACGAAAAGAGAAAATTTTAAGAATTACTCGAATAACAAGTCTTTTAATTGCTCATAATTTGCAATAATATAATCTGGAACTGATTTACTGTGATTTTCAAGACCATGTGGATTATACCAGACTGTCTCGATCCCAGCATTATTTCCGCCCTGAATGTCTGCAGTCAAACTGTCTCCAATCATTAGTGCTTTTGTCGAATCAAAACCTGGAATTTGCTCGGCAATCCATTCATAAAAAGCTGGATCTGGTTTTTGGCTACCTGATTGCTCAGAAATGAAAATCTTATCAAAATACGTTTCAATATCTGAGTGGGCAAGTCGCCCTTCTTGAATTTTTGTGATGCCATTAGTTGCGGCATATAGTGAATAGCCTTCGGCTTTTATATCTGCAAGCAACTGTGTAGCCCCAGGATAGGTCTGTCCTTGATTCTTGAGGTGGGCTTGGTAGCGTTCAGCCATATAGATGCCGTCAACCTCTTTTCCGAAATAATTAAATAATTTGGCAAAGCGCGTGTTGACCAATTCTGGTTTGGTAATTTGTTTTAATTCCAGACTTTTCCACATGGCCTGATTCATCGGTTTGTAATAATCCTTGTAAGCTTCAATATCTGCAATCTGACATTCAATCAATAAGTCTGTCAAAGCTACTTCTTCTGCTTGGTCAAAATCCATTAGGGTATGATCTAGGTCGAATAGTAAAAATTTTTTATCCAAAACAAGTCCTCGTCTTTCCTATCATTTGTCCAATTATATCAAATTACAGTCTCTCAACCTAAAATTTTTTCATAATCTCAGATAAATATTCCGAATTTCAGCAAAAAGCCCTAATTGACATTAGATTAGGGCTTGGTGGATAATATACTAAAATTATAACTAATTCAATAATCTTTTCCTTATAATTCCAAGGCTTGAATTAATAAGTCTGCCACAGCTCCACCCGACATTGGATTTTGTCCTGTGATTAAGTGTTTATCTTGAATGGCAAATGAGGTATAAGGAATTGTTTTTTGAAATTCTGCTCCTCGTTCCTTAGCCATTTTTTCCACACTATAATTTATATAGGATTGTTTACCACTTAGCAATTCTTCCTGATCAGTAAAACCGGTCACTTTCTTCCCATCTAAAAGGTAGTCATCAGCAGCATCTTTAACATTTAATAAGCCAGCTAAACCATGACAAACTGACATAACATAACCCCCATAAGTGAAAATATGACTGGTCAATTTTTGCAGAGCATAGTTATTGGGGAAGTCCCATAGCACACCATGGCCTCCTGTATAATAAATTCCTAAATAATCATCTGGATTAACATCTTTAGCTGTCATGGTATTTGACAGTGCTCGATCCTGAAAATCCTTTGATTGATAAAGCGTCAGGTCACTTGGCTTAATGTAAGTTCCCTTTAATGAACGTGGGTCAATTGGGACATAGCCACCTTCTGGGCTAATATAATCAACTTGAAAACCAGCTTTCGTTACCACATTGACAAATTCTGTTGCCTCTGCTAACCACAAACCAGTTGCTTCTAGTTTTCCAGGAAAATTTGGAGTGTTTGTTAAAACTACTAATATCTTTTTCATCTTTTTTCCTTTCAGACTTCTACTTATTGTCATTATACATTTTTTAACCATTTATGTCATTTATCCAAATTTATCCTATTTACTGAAAAATCCAAATATATATTATTCCGAAATTTATAAATTTTATTATCTAAATAATGTTTTTAACAATTTCTAAGCTTCTATCTTCAACGTCATAAAGTATCCGGTGATGACCATTCCCTTTACCTAATCTAAAAATGTTAACTAGACATAAAAAAAAATTCCCTACTTATAAAAAGTTGGGAATTTTTACTATGCTTATTTTCAATTAATTTCATTGACTCTAAGCTATTTATTTTATAAGACTATTTGTCTTTTTTCGCTATTAGGTTATCGACTGACAAAGCACCACTACCAGCAAAAACAAATAGGAAGAAGACAACTGCATATAATGCTGCTAACTCTCCTTTATTAACATATGGTAAAAAAATATTACCTGGTAAACCATGGAACATAAAATAAGCAACCGCCATTTGACCTGATAATATAAATGAGGCTAATCTGGTAAATAGTCCAATCATTATTAATAGGGCAGTTGTTAACTCAATTAGGCCACCAATACCCATTAATGATTGAAGCGGTACTTGCCCACCAAATAATCCAAAAACTTTATCCAACCCATGTAATAACATCATATATCCAGCAACCACTCGTAATAAAGTAAGTGCATATGGTCTAACTATCTCAATTTTTTTTATCATTTTCTGCTCCTTTTCTGGTCCGACACATATCACTAGTTAGTTATATCTGTCAGAAAATATATTATATGATATTCTAATAAAAAATACAAAATTTTCGACTTGTTTTCATCAAAATAATAAAGAACCTCAAAATATTCTTTTGAAGTTCTTTATTGAATATTTTTATTGATATCTTAAATCATGTCTATTCTATGGATTAATTATGCCATCACCATTTAAGATAAGAACACGATCAAGATTGAATAATAAGGGATTTAACCGGTATTTCATTGAACCCGATTCGAAGAGTAAATAAATTTTACCCTCATAGCCTAGTGCCTGTTCTAAATAAGGTGGCAGCTTCAGTTGCGACTCAATTTGACCTTTATTTAACTGGAATTTGGGGTCACTTAATTTATTATCAAAAATAATCAGTTTGGATTTATTTAATCCGTAGGATTGCGTCATAAAAATGGAATCCTTGTAAAAGGAGATTCCTTGAATATCACTATAAGTATCAAGCACGCGAACTGGTTTTACTAACTTTTCTTTTGATTTTAGCAACTGTCCTTCCTTATCAATTGAAAAAACAGCAAGTTTTCCTTGCCCTTTCAGCTTAAAGTAACCAATATAGAGTTTACCTTGATGATAGGACATGTAGGAGGTTTCTTTAATGCCTTTTAAATGTGCTGTTTTTGAGAAACTAATAGACTGATTACTATCCTTGAAATCGTAGTTTTTTATTTGTTTTAGAGTTAGTGCTTGAACTTGCGCAACTGAGTGATTACCAATAGTGGCAATCCACAGAACCTGATTATCATTATCATAAGTAATAGCCCCAAGATGTTCTTTATTTTCCAAAACAATCGTTTTAATGAACTTTCCTGTTTTCCTTTCAATCAACCAAAGAACAGAGTTAAATTTCTTACTCTTACTGTAAGCTGAAATTACAAGATAGTCTTCATTTAGAATTGCCAAGCCTTGCGGGACCATATCATTTGCAAGCACTGCTCTATTCCCACTCTTAGTTTGCTTGAGCGACTGGCTTTGCTTTAAACCGGGTATAACATAAGTTCCTTTGGCAGATTCACTTCTGTCCAATTGTTTAGTCAGGTCAGGATACTTCTCTTCCAATTCTAACATGAATTGTCTGTCAGAATTAATAATAGGATTAATATTATTACCTTCTTTTAAAACCACTTTTGGACTCGTCAGCTGTCTGTATAGTGCAAAAGCAATTAAAGCTAGCGCTAGCAACAAGAAAAAGGATAAACTGATTTTTATTAATTTTTTCATCTTACCCCTCTTTTTAGTTTATGATACTTTTTATTTATTTTACAAATCTCGAATGACTTCTACCCTTGTAATCAGTCCACCACGCATCTTATCAATCCTAAGGGCAAAGGAACCGAGATTCAAAACTGCTCCAACAGAAATAGAATGATCTTCTTCTTGAAGACGTTTAGTCATATAATCTCGAAGTTTTTCTTCTTTGGGGCCATCAATGGAGACATGGGCAATCATCTTGGTCATTTTTAAGGTTTGGCTACCGCGTATCATTATTGAAGTTGACTCATCAAACTTGACAAATAAATAGCGACGAATAGCAAAAAGAATAGCAACAGCAATTATTCCTAAAAGAAAATCAAACATTTTTGGGTGATCAACGATCATTTGACGTGTTAAGGCAAATAAGAGAACTTCAATAACTGTACCAGGTGAAGGTTTAGATAACATCTTAATCAGCTCAACACCAACCGCTAAGGTCAAAGCACGACCTAAAATATTCTCAAAAAGGTGATTATTGTTGACATCACTTATCAAAAATCCTGGCAAATTAGCCACTAATGATATAGCAAAGAAAATCATGGCGATTGTTAAAATTAAAGATAATAATATTTCCAGATAGTGGGAAATTTCTGTTACAAGTTCTTGTAAATATTTTCTCATTGACTCTCCTTGTTTTCCATAATTTCTTTAAACCAGTCCTTACTTAATTTCAGATATGCTTGGCTACCCAAGTTACCATCAACCCGATCATAGGCATGATTGGTATAAGGAACGATGACTAACTTATTGGTGATTAGTTTTTCAGTTAATTGTTCGGCTAGTTCATAAGTTGACTCTTGTGGAACTAAACTATCTCTCGCCCCAGAAATAAATAAACTTGGTGGTGTTTTTTTACTAATAAAATTCTTTGGTGTTATGGCAGAATATTTCTTAGGTAACTGATCAGGACGTCCACCCAAGTAGGATACTGCCATATACTTGGCTAAATCTCCTTTGACACGGTCACTATTTTCATAGAATGCTCGTGGGTCTGCTACCGGGTATGCAACTGACACTGCATCAATTTTTGGTAATCTCGTATCATCAGCATACCTATACTTACCATTATTGATTTTATATGCCAATTCCAGAGCTAAATTCCCACCAGCAGACACACCAGTGACAAATAAGTTCTTGGTGCTCCCACCATAGTCTTCAATGTTGTTTTGGACCCAGGCAAAGCCTTTGGTTAATTGTCGTTCGGTCACGTCTGAGAGGTGTCGGTGCTTGCTTGATAGGTCATAATCTAAGCTGACCACCACATAGCCTGATTTTGCAAAGGATTCCCAGTAGTAGGCATGTGAATTGCGGTGCCCTGCAATCCAACCACCACCATGAATGAAAATTAAAACTGGCTTATTTTTTTTACCATCATCGACTTGATAGACGTTGAGTCTGGCGTGGCCCAGTGGTGTTTTGTCATATGTCTCAACATTGATATCGACACCACTTGTTTCTTCTGCTTGATAGGATCTGAAGAAACTGACACCTGCTCCCAGTTGATTCAGACTTGTTTGAATTGAAATGATAATATATAGACCAATCCCTAAGCAGAGTGCTGCTAAAAGGAGATTAGTTAAGTGCCATCGACTTGAGCGATGTCTTAATGAAAATACAAGACTGGCTATAAATAAAATGATCATCAATGGCAACCACAGACGAATATAGGGTACCGTGTAGTGATTGGCAATTGAACCAAGATAGGGAATTGGAAATAAGGTTGCTAAATTAAATACTAGTAAAACTAAAACCGCACATTCTAATAGTACAAAAGCCAATTTTTTGATAATTGTCATATTCCCTCCCCAAAAATTCTTTATTATTCTAGACTATCAAAACTTTTTCAGTTCTGCAATTCTGAGGCTTATAGAGTAGAAAATTTCAAAAAAAAGAGATCTTAATGATCTCTTTACCAAGTTCCAATAAGTGCTTGCATTGCTAAGCTTACAACTGTGATAGCTACCCAACAGATGGCACCTAGTGTGATGGCTTTCCCACCAGTCTTAAACAGTTTAACGATATTTGTATTTAACCCGATTGCTGTCATTGCCATCACAATGAAGAATTTAGATAAGGTTTTTAATTGATCAAAAATAGATGGATTTAGCCCCATAGCACTAAAAACAGTTGTTACAATTGACGCGAGCAAGAAATAAAAGATAAATGTTGGAAAAGCTTTTTTCAAACTAAAACTAGAGTCATTATTTCCTTCTTTTTTTGCCTTATAAAGAGATAAGATAAGGGTAATTGGAATAATAGCTAATGTTCTGGTTAATTTAACAATGGTTGCTCCATCCAAAGTATTAGAACCATGAATAGCATCCCATGAAGCTGCAGTTGCTGTAACTGATGACGTATCATTGACAGCCGTTCCCGCAAAAATTGCGAAGCCATGATTTGATAAGCCCAGTAATTGCCCTAAACTTGGAAAAATAATGGCAGCAATCACATTGAAAAGAAAAATTACTGAAATAGCTTTTGCAATTTCTTCATCTTTCGCCTTAATCACCGGTGCCGTTGCGGCAATTGCAGAGCCACCACAGATTGATGAACCAACCCCAACTAATGTTGCAGTATTGACATCAATATGCATCCATTTTTGTAAGAAATAGGCGACCAGTAAAGCAATTGCAATGGTTGAGATAATAATTGGTAAGGATTCAATCCCCACTTTCATAATCTGAGTCAAATTTAGTCCAAAACCAAGAAGCACAACTGCTGTCTGCAAAATATATTTTGAAGTAAAAGCAATACCAGTTTTGGTCTGATCACGTTTTGTATAAAATAAGGCAATAAGCATGCCCATTAAAATCCCAAAAACAGGACCACCAATAATTGGAAAGAGCTGACCCAAAAACCATGCTCCAAGAGCAATAATTAAACAAACTAAAATACCTGGAACTTTTTTCTTAATAGATGACATAGAAACTCCTTTACTCACTCTATTATAAGACTTTTCTAATTGATTGTAAAACCCATAACAAAGTAATGTAAATAAATTTATATGTACATCCAATTCCTCACACATCAGAAACGTAATAAGAAATAAAACACCTACCTCAAAAAGGTAGGTGCTTCTTCTAATTACAATGCACCAACAATTTGGTGTGGAAGATAAGCTTTGTCTAACATTGCCATTTGGTTATCAGTTAAGATTAATTGGAAGGCACCTAAATAATCATCAAGGTATTTTTCTTTGGTAACACCAACAATTGGTGAATCAATACCTTTTTGCCAGAGCCAAGCTAAGGCTACCTGTGCACGAGAAACATCTAACTCTTTAGCTAGCTCAGCAACACATTTAACAATCTCTTTGTCTTGTTCCTCAGTACTGTCATATTTCGATTTAGCTATTTCATCTGTTTTACTTCTTGCCGTATCAGCATCCCAGTCACGAACAACCCGACCAGCAGCTAAAGGACTATATGGGACCAGAGCAACACCAGAATCTTTACAGAAAGGAATCATCTCACGCTCATCTTCGCGATAGAGCATATTGTAGTGATTTTGCATGACAGAGAATTTAGTCCAGCCGTTTTTTTCTGCCACATACTGAGCTTTTTGGAATTGCCAAGCGTACATAGCTGATGCACCTAAATAATGCACTTTACCAGAACGGACAAGATCATTTAGAGCAGCCATTGTTTCTTCAATTGGCGTGTTATAATCCCATCTGTGGATATATAATAAATCAATATAATCAGTACCTAAGCGTTCTAAACTAGCATTAACCTGATTGATAATAGCTTTGCGTGAAAGACCTTTAGTATTACGTCCCTCATGTTGACCATCACCAAAAAATAATTTTGTAGCAATTACAATTTCTTCACGATCAGCAAAATCTTTGATCGCACGTCCAAGGTATTCTTCACTTGTTCCGGCAGCATAGGTATTAGCAGTATCAAAGAAGTTAATTCCCATATCGAGAGCTTTCTTAATAATCTTACGACTTGCATCTTCATCTAAAAGCCAACCTGAGTGAAAACCTGTACTTGAATCTCCAAAACTCATACACCCTAAACAAAGTTTTGACACTTCCAAACCTGTATTACCTAATTTTGTATATTCCATTTCGTCTCCTTTGTAAATCCTGAACTTAATCTTTCCAAATTTCTTTAGCTCGATTAAAAGTAGACCAGGCTTTTGGCCAACCCACATAAAAAGCTAAATGAGTAATTATTTCTGAAATCTCTTCTTTTGTGACACCATTTTCCTTAGCAAAATTCAAATGATGATCAAGTTGCTCCAAATTACCACCAGAAATTAATGCCGAAACAGTAATCATCGATCTTGTTTTAGCAGGAAGTTCACTTTCTCTGGACCAAACTTCTCCAAATAGGACATCATCATTAAACTCTGCAAATTTTGGTGCAAATTCACCCAAGTTATTTCTTCCAGCTGTTTGTTTAACTGCCATATTTAATCACACTTTCTATCTTATAATTTGTCGTATTCTTCATCAGTAACTGCTTCATAAAACTCACTAGCACCAGATGTTATAGCTATATGAGAAAACCATGAATCCTTAGT encodes:
- a CDS encoding NAD-dependent succinate-semialdehyde dehydrogenase, producing MAYKTIYPFTNEVLKEYENTSDAQLEEVLETAHQLYKKWRKDDQLETRKAQLHEVAVILRRDRDKYAEILTKDMGKLFTEAQGEIELCADIADYYADNADKFLEPTTLDTDTGEAYYIKQATGVILAVEPWNFPYYQIMRVFAPNFIVGNPMVLKHASICPWSAQSFEELVIEAGAEKGTFTNLFVSYGQVSQIIADKRVVGVCLTGSERGGASIAEEAGKNLKKTTLELGGDDAFIILDDADWDELESVLFFSRLYNAGQVCTSSKRFIVLEKDYDRFKELLTKVFKTAKWGDPMDPETTLAPLSSAQAKEDVLAQIKLAVDNGAELVYGGEAIDHPGNFVMPTIIAGLTKDNPIYYQEIFGPVGEIYKVSSEEEAIEVANDSNYGLGGTIFSSNKEHREAVAAKIETGMSFINSGWASLPELPFGGIKNSGYGRELSELGFTAFVNEHLIYTPKK
- a CDS encoding YjjG family noncanonical pyrimidine nucleotidase; protein product: MDKKFLLFDLDHTLMDFDQAEEVALTDLLIECQIADIEAYKDYYKPMNQAMWKSLELKQITKPELVNTRFAKLFNYFGKEVDGIYMAERYQAHLKNQGQTYPGATQLLADIKAEGYSLYAATNGITKIQEGRLAHSDIETYFDKIFISEQSGSQKPDPAFYEWIAEQIPGFDSTKALMIGDSLTADIQGGNNAGIETVWYNPHGLENHSKSVPDYIIANYEQLKDLLFE
- a CDS encoding type 1 glutamine amidotransferase domain-containing protein → MKKILVVLTNTPNFPGKLEATGLWLAEATEFVNVVTKAGFQVDYISPEGGYVPIDPRSLKGTYIKPSDLTLYQSKDFQDRALSNTMTAKDVNPDDYLGIYYTGGHGVLWDFPNNYALQKLTSHIFTYGGYVMSVCHGLAGLLNVKDAADDYLLDGKKVTGFTDQEELLSGKQSYINYSVEKMAKERGAEFQKTIPYTSFAIQDKHLITGQNPMSGGAVADLLIQALEL
- a CDS encoding DoxX family protein, with amino-acid sequence MIKKIEIVRPYALTLLRVVAGYMMLLHGLDKVFGLFGGQVPLQSLMGIGGLIELTTALLIMIGLFTRLASFILSGQMAVAYFMFHGLPGNIFLPYVNKGELAALYAVVFFLFVFAGSGALSVDNLIAKKDK
- a CDS encoding phosphate-starvation-inducible PsiE family protein; translated protein: MRKYLQELVTEISHYLEILLSLILTIAMIFFAISLVANLPGFLISDVNNNHLFENILGRALTLAVGVELIKMLSKPSPGTVIEVLLFALTRQMIVDHPKMFDFLLGIIAVAILFAIRRYLFVKFDESTSIMIRGSQTLKMTKMIAHVSIDGPKEEKLRDYMTKRLQEEDHSISVGAVLNLGSFALRIDKMRGGLITRVEVIRDL
- a CDS encoding alpha/beta hydrolase, yielding MTIIKKLAFVLLECAVLVLLVFNLATLFPIPYLGSIANHYTVPYIRLWLPLMIILFIASLVFSLRHRSSRWHLTNLLLAALCLGIGLYIIISIQTSLNQLGAGVSFFRSYQAEETSGVDINVETYDKTPLGHARLNVYQVDDGKKNKPVLIFIHGGGWIAGHRNSHAYYWESFAKSGYVVVSLDYDLSSKHRHLSDVTERQLTKGFAWVQNNIEDYGGSTKNLFVTGVSAGGNLALELAYKINNGKYRYADDTRLPKIDAVSVAYPVADPRAFYENSDRVKGDLAKYMAVSYLGGRPDQLPKKYSAITPKNFISKKTPPSLFISGARDSLVPQESTYELAEQLTEKLITNKLVIVPYTNHAYDRVDGNLGSQAYLKLSKDWFKEIMENKESQ
- a CDS encoding YeiH family protein, with product MSSIKKKVPGILVCLIIALGAWFLGQLFPIIGGPVFGILMGMLIALFYTKRDQTKTGIAFTSKYILQTAVVLLGFGLNLTQIMKVGIESLPIIISTIAIALLVAYFLQKWMHIDVNTATLVGVGSSICGGSAIAATAPVIKAKDEEIAKAISVIFLFNVIAAIIFPSLGQLLGLSNHGFAIFAGTAVNDTSSVTATAASWDAIHGSNTLDGATIVKLTRTLAIIPITLILSLYKAKKEGNNDSSFSLKKAFPTFIFYFLLASIVTTVFSAMGLNPSIFDQLKTLSKFFIVMAMTAIGLNTNIVKLFKTGGKAITLGAICWVAITVVSLAMQALIGTW
- a CDS encoding aldo/keto reductase, with product MEYTKLGNTGLEVSKLCLGCMSFGDSSTGFHSGWLLDEDASRKIIKKALDMGINFFDTANTYAAGTSEEYLGRAIKDFADREEIVIATKLFFGDGQHEGRNTKGLSRKAIINQVNASLERLGTDYIDLLYIHRWDYNTPIEETMAALNDLVRSGKVHYLGASAMYAWQFQKAQYVAEKNGWTKFSVMQNHYNMLYREDEREMIPFCKDSGVALVPYSPLAAGRVVRDWDADTARSKTDEIAKSKYDSTEEQDKEIVKCVAELAKELDVSRAQVALAWLWQKGIDSPIVGVTKEKYLDDYLGAFQLILTDNQMAMLDKAYLPHQIVGAL
- a CDS encoding carboxymuconolactone decarboxylase family protein, translating into MAVKQTAGRNNLGEFAPKFAEFNDDVLFGEVWSRESELPAKTRSMITVSALISGGNLEQLDHHLNFAKENGVTKEEISEIITHLAFYVGWPKAWSTFNRAKEIWKD